The genomic stretch ACCCACGTTAAAGGCTTTACCAAGCTGCACACAGAAATTCCTGCCAAACTCCGAGGAACCTATGCCGGACTGGCTCATCCCGCGAGTATTTCTCATCTCCAGTCTCTGGGTGTGACAGCTGTAGAATTGATGCCCGTCCATCATTATCTGGCATATCCCCGACACTTAGTAAATACAGGGCTGAGAAATTACTGGGGTTATGATTCTATCTGCTATCTGGCTCCCTACCACGGCTACAGTGCTAATTCTGGTCATGGAGAGCAGGTGAAAGAATTTAAGCAGATGGTCAAGGCACTACACAAAGCCGGAATGGAGGTGATTTTAGATGTGGTTTACAACCATACTGGGGAAGGTAATAATTTAGGGCCTACCTTATCTCTGCGGGGGATAGATAATAAATCTTATTATCGCCTAGTGGATGGTAAGGCTCGTTATTATATGGACTTCACCGGCTGCGGTAATTCTTTGAATGTCCGCCATCCCCAAGTGCTGAAACTGATTATGGATAGTCTGCGCTACTGGGTGCTGGAAATGCACGTTGATGGTTTCCGTTTTGACTTAGCCTCGGCTCTGGCGCGGGAACTTTTCGCAGTTGATAGGTTGGCAGCATTCTTTGATATTATTCACCAAGACCCGGTTTTAGCTGAGGTGAAATTGATTGCCGAACCTTGGGATGTGGGCGAAGGTGGCTACCAAGTGGGTGAATTTCCTCTGCTGTGGTCGGAATGGAATGGTAGGTATAGGGATACTGTGCGGGACTTCTGGCGTGGCGAAGATAGTAGTTTAGCAGAGTTTGCCTATCGGTTTACGGGTAGTTCTGACTTGTATCAGTTAAATGGACGCAATCCGAGCGCTAGTATTAACTTTATCACCGCCCACGATGGTTTTACTCTCAATGATTTAGTGAGTTACAACTACAAGCATAATGAGGCGAATGAGGAAGACAGTCGAGACGGGGAAAATCATAATCGCTCTTGGAACTGTGGTGTAGAAGGGGAAACCAATGATCCGGTCATCCGAAAGTTGCGGAAACAGCAACGGCGAAACTTTCTCGCTACGTTAATGCTTTCTCAAGGTGTGCCGATGCTGGTAATGGGTGATGAAATGGGGCGGAGTCAAGGGGGGAACAACAACGCCTACTGTCAAGATAATGAAGTTGCTTGGTTAGACTGGGATTTACAAGAAGAAAATCAGGCGCTGTTAGATTTCACCCGTCAGCTGATTGACTTTCGCCGCAAGCATCCAGTTTTTCGCAGACGCAAGTGGTTCCAAGGTAGAGCTATCCACGGTTCCGGGGTACATGATATTGGTTGGTTCAATCCTGATGGGACGCAGATGACCGAAGAACAGTGGAATAAAGGTTTTACTAAGGCGATTGGAATCTTTATGAATGGTGAAGAAATAGCCACCCCTGGGCCACGGGGGGAACGAATTATGGATGATTCCTTCTTGTGGTTTTTCAACGCTCACCATGAGATGTTGGAGTTCGTGATTCCTAAAGGGTTACAGAACTGGGAATGGCTGACGATGATTGATACAACTAAGCCACGCTTTGTGCAACGGGGCAAACGTTATATTGATGATAAACCGATACTAGTGGAAGCGCGATCGCTTGTAGTTTTACAGCGCTTGGGTCAAGCTTTATTTGAGGCTGAAGAATAATCCTCACATAGCAATCCTCAATAAGTAAAGCACAGAAACATCCTCGACTTCTTGTATGGGTTACCGGAGGGCAGAAGTCGGGGATCTGAGCTTCTTTGTTTTATATTCGGGACGAAATTAAGTTATTGTGGCGATTTTGTTGATGATGCCGATGAACTAGCTCCTGGAATTGCTCGCTGCTGTTGGTAAAAGCCAACAACTTTTTGCACGTAGGCAGCAGTAAAGCCTTGATCGCAGCCCGTATAGCTACCAGTCATCCACCAACAAGCTACGCCATGCACAGCTTTAGTTTCATTATTGCCAGTAGTGCGAAATTGATTGTTTAACTCACGACGTGTGATGCAGGATATGATAGAGCGTGCGGTCACGGGGCTATCTTCAAACTGCGTAGGTGTTAATTCCCGTTGGAGACAATTTTTCGACCAAGCTTTGATGGTTTCTGGTTTGACTTGCCATTGGCTGTAAAGTCCATCGTTTTTGATGCCTGTTTGCGGTGCTGCTTGTCTCAGAGCCTCTACCATTGCTGCTACTTGAGCATTAGACACCACTTCTTGTGCTTGAGCTAAGAATGACATTAGCCCAAAATTCACAACTACTCCACATAGCAGTAATAATATGGGGTTTTTTCTCATAATTTGGGATTTTTAAACACCATGACGTAGCATACTATATTTTACAGGTTAAGTAGGTGGGTATGGAAAAACCAAACTATATTAGGACTCGTAAACACCCATGAAACCCTTACCAATGAACAATGATTTACCCTGCTTGCCCTGAGCGTAAGCCGAAGGGAGCGTAGCCGAAGGGCAAAGGACAAATGACGACCCCCGCCAGTTAACTTTATTTACGCCCACCTACTTATGTGAGTTAGAGTCTGAAAAAACGTAGTTTCGTTCACATGGATAAAACTAAGGAAACCTTGTTAAATAGTTAAATGTTGACAAGCATCAAGGCATTGAATGTGTTATCAAGTTACCGAGCCGTAATTTTTGATATGGATGGTTTGCTTTTTGATACGGAATGTATTGCTCGATGGGCTTGGAAGCAGGCTCTAAAAGATCATGGCTATATCATGAGCGACGATTTATATATGGAGTTTGTCGGGCGAGACTTGACATGGCGGGAAAAATTACTCAAAAAAATCTATGGGGACGAGCTGCCATTTGAGTCTGTGACAGTCCAACGCATCGAAATTGGTGATGAGCGAGAATTGCGAGAAGGTCTACCAATGAAACCAGGGGTTTTAGATTTGCTTCATCGACTCAGTGACCTGGGTGTGATGATTGGTTTAGCCACCGGAACGGCTCGAACTAGAGCTATCCGACGTTTAACAAACGCTGGGATTAATCAATATTTCACCACAATTGTGACGAGTGAAGATGTTGCTGAGGGCAAACCTGCACCAGATATTTTTCTGGAAGTCAGCCGCCGGATGAATATTGATCCTGTGCAGTGTGTGGTTTTTGAGGACTCATTTGTGGGTGTGGAAGCAGCTTTTCAGGCGGGGATGTGTCCCATTATGGTTCCTGATATCGAACAGCCATCTCTGGAAATTAGAGGTTTGGCTTATCGAGTCTTGGACTCTCTTGAGCAAGTGGGGGAATTATTCGCAGAATTATTTGGAGAAAGCATCAAAAATTAAAAATTACGTAAAGCCTAGGGTATAGCTGCGCTGAGGGCGTAGTCCATTACAAATTACGAATTACGAATTACGAATTACTGTACTAGGCTCAATTGTGGCGACTACTTCCCCAGTTTGACTGGTATTATAACCCCCAATGGCCTCTAGCTGTGAGAGTACCCGCCGATGTCCTAAAGTGCCAAGTAGTTTTTGGACTGGGGCTTCATCTAGGTATGGTTTGAGAACGGCTAAGTCGTATCTTGATTGTTGTAGGGGGATGAATCCTAACCCGAAAGCGGCGGCTACAGAGGCGGTGCTGATTCCAGATGAAACTTTGCCTGTGGCTACTGCTTGGGCTACTTCTAGGTGTCCGTGGACAATTTGCTCAAATCCATTGACGGCGGTAAATGGTATATTTGCATCTAGGAGCGATCGCTCTAAGACTTGGCGACTACCTGAACCTGGCTCACGGTTGGCAATGGTGACTCCTGGTTGTGCTAAGTCTGCAATAGTTTTTAATCCCAGGGGATTATTCGGCTGAGTCAGCATTCCCTCTTCCCAAACGCCCAGGTTAATTAATACAACCGCCGCATCTTGAAGAACGGAACGCACAAAGGGAGTGTTATATTCTCCAGTCTGAGGATCATAGAGATGCATCCCTGCAAAGTGAACTTCTCCCCGGCGCAGTCGATGCAATGCCGTCATACTGTTATCTAAAGTCCAGTGGACTCTGAGGTTAGGATGCCAACGTTCAGCAGCACGCGCCCATAAGGATAAAGCCGGCGCACAACCTGCCAAAATCACTGTTTGATGCAGATGTCCGGGGTCATCTAATAACTTGACGACCATTGTATTTGTACCGGGCAGGCGATCGCCTTCGCCATCAGCTGGTATCATCTCTGTACGAAAAGCATCTTGACCAATTAAGGGATGAGCAATCCATTGATTACCAACTTGAGCCAAAATCAGCCGTAGTCGCTGACCTAATGGCACATTATAGGCTGGCACGGCTTCTATTTCTGGTAAATCCTGTTCTAACCAAAACAAATCTTCCACTTGACAACCGAGGGCTTTTGCCAACCGCAGGGCGATAGTAGTTGATGGCGCATATTGTCCCGACTCGACACCGCTAATAGTTTGCCGGGTAACATTAGCCAAGTTAGCCAAATCTTGCTGACTCATACCCAAGCGGTTTCTCGTTTGCTTTAATTTATTGCGAAGTTCGTCCTGTTTTACCACGTCTTAGCTATTGAGTTTTTGCGGTTATCCTCCTATTTAAATTAGCGTGAAATGGGGTGCGGTTCTCTATATCGTGCGATCGCCTGGAAAAAATTCATTACCACCAAGCCTTAAAATCAGGTTGAGAAAATGATCACCGTATAGAAAGGATTTTATTTTGGAGATTTTGAGCAGGAAAACCAGGAATTTGAGTTTTTTCGCAAGTAAAAGTAACGTTATGATAAAATACTTGCTTAGTTGCGGTACAGATATTGCTGCGCTGGAGTAGTCAACTCAAAAGGAGTCAAACATGAAAGTTAGTGCGCGTAATTCTCTAAAAGGTAAGGTCAAGGAAGTTACACCGGGAACCGTCAATGCAGAAATTGTGATTGAAATTGCACCTGGAATTGAAGTTACCTCAATTATTACCAAATCTTCTTACGAAAGTATGGGTATAGAAGTAGGTAAAGAAGTGTATGCAATTGTGAAATCAACTGATGTTTTGATTGGTGTTGACTAAAATTTATAACGAATATAAATTAAATAACATCCAAATCTAATTTTTAACCTCACCCCGGCTAAGAAGTTGCGTCTAAGTCTCCCCTCTCCTTAGTAACTACCGTGTATACACAAGTGATCGAATCGCCCCCTAACCCCCAATTATGGGGGAACAAGAATTTTCAAAGTCCCCCAAACTTGGGGGATTTAGGGGGCAAAATAGGCTCAAAGGCAGACAGATAGGACTTGTGTGTACACCGTAGCTCCTTACTAAGGATAGGGGTTGGGGGTGAGGTTCTGTATTTTCTTCAATCAGACATTAAAAATAGTTTATTCATATCTAAACGCACATACCAGGGGAAAGGCTTGTCTTTGATATTTAGCCATTTTTCCTTAAATACTTCCGCTTGTAGGTGGTAATCATGGCTGTTATTTAATGAATTGTGCAGTCTCAAATAAAGCGTCATCCGGTGCGGTGTTTCCCGCTTCCTGACTAACCAACAGGGAAAGGTATTCTCGGCGTTGGGGTCACTTGTAAAGCTGAGATGATGGGCGCGAATACCTATATAAGCTGGTGACTGGGGCAAAGGTTCCGTCACTTTGAGGGTGCAGTCCCAATCTAAGGCTTGGACTTGATTCGCAGATAGTACTTTTACTGGGGAGAAGTTCTTGCAACCTGTTAACTGCGCGACAGTGTAAGTATTGGGATGGTCGAAAATATTTTGTTTATCATCGTTAGCAATAATTTGTCCTTCGGACATGACCAACAACTGTTCACACACTTCGTAGGCTTCTTCTAAATTATGGGTCACAAATAATGTCACTCCTTGATATGTGCTGAGAGTTTCAATTAATTGCTCTTGTAATTGGTGACGCAGATATGTATCTAGGGCTGAAAAGGGTTCATCTAATAGTAATGCTTCTGGTTGGATTGTTAAAGCCCTGGCTAAAGCTACCCGTTGTTGCTGTCCTCCTGAAAGTTGGTGAGGATAACGATTTTCCAATCCTTCTAACTGCACTGCTAGGAGTTGCGCCTGTACTTGTTGCTTAATTGCTAATGTCGATAAGCCTTGAGGTAAGCCAAAAGCAATGTTTTGCATCACAGTCATGTGAGGGAACAAAGCGTAATTCTGCATTAAGAATCCAATGCGGCGATCGCGTGATGGCAAATTAATTCCTTTTTCGGAATCAAATAACACCCGACCATTTAAAACGATACGTCCTTTTGTAGGTGTTTCGATGCCAGCAATACAGCGCAAAATCATACTCTTCCCAGCCCCAGAACCTCCCAAAAATCCCAAGGTATTGCGATGCCTTCGGCGAGCGCAGCTATCGCCACTAAAACATACTTGCAATCTAAAGCCTGGAAGTTTTTTGTCAATATCTACAAATAATCCCGAAAAATCAGTTTTGTGGGAAGTTTGAGAGATCGAGTATTCCGGATTTCTGATTCCTGTGGGGAATGGGGAATTTTGTTGTTTCCGTTTCCCCCGGTTTTCTTGCCAAAAGTTGACTCCTATAATCCCAGATAAGGAAATACTCATGATGGCGATCGCCCAAAACCAAGCTTCATTCATCGCGCCAGCTTCCACAGCAAAATAAATTGCCATCGGGATAGTCTGAGTTTCTCCGGGAATATTACCCGCTAACATTAAGGTGGCTCCAAATTCACCCAAAGCCCGTGCAAAAGCTAAACTTGTAGCGGCGACAATTCCGGGAAATGCTAAAGGTAAACTAATTCGCCAAAAGATGGTCGATTCAGATGCACCAAGGGTTCTGGCTACGCGTAAAAGATTGCCATCAATTTGTTCAAAGGCTCCCAGTGCTGTTTTATACATGATGGGAAACGCTACAACTGTTGCGGCGATCGCTGCACCATACCAGGTAAAGACAATGCTCAAATCCCAAGTCTGCATGAGTTTACCGACAGGGCCATTCCTTCCAAAAAATAGCAGTAATAAAAAGCCCACAACTGTAGGCGGTAAAATCAAAGGAGCGATAAAAATTCCTTCAATTAATGATTTGGCTTTACCTCGATATCCTAACATCCAATAAGCAGACCAAATACCCAGGAAAAAGGTAATAAATGTGGCAAGTAAGGAAGTTTTTAGTGATATCCAAAGGGGGGATAAATCCATAATAAGATGTTTAACTATATAAGTAACATAATTAATGAACCGCCTTGGCGCTAGGCTCTCCCTTTCGGATCTACGGTGTACACACAAGTGATCGAATCGCCGCCTAACCCCCAATTATGGGGGAACAAGAATTTTCAAAGTCCCCCATTTTACCCCCAAATTTGGGGGTCACGGGGGCGGGGGATTTAGGGGGCAAAACAGGCTCAAACGCAGACAGACAGGACTTGTGTGAACACGATAGTCCTTTCGGAGAAGGTCGCCAAGACAAGAATAAAAATGCTATTAACTCACAATAAAACCGTATTTTTTTAATACAGCTTTGGCTTGATTATTGGATAAAAATTTGACAAATTCTTTGGCAGCAGGGATATTTTTACTGCTTTTAATTACTGCCATTGGATAAACAATTGCCGAATGATATTTTTCATCAGCAGCAACTACAACTTTAACTTTGTTAGAAATTTTGGCATCTGTGGCGTAAACTAAACCTGCATCGGCATTACCGCTTTCTACTGCTGCTAACACTTGACGCACGTTGTTAGCCAAAACTAGTTTAGATTTGATTTGCTCAAAAATTCCCAATTTCTTGAATACTTGGTCAGCGTATTGTCCTGCGGGTACGCTTCTGGGTTCTCCTACGGCAATTTTCCTAATTCTGGCATCTGCTAAATTGAAAAAGCTATTAATACCTGTGCTGTTATTCGGCACAATCAAGACTAAGCGGTTATTTGCTAGGTTGGTACGAGTACCTGGAACTAAAAGTCCTTTTTGCTCCAGTGCATCTACTTGTCTTCTAGCCGCAGAAATAAAGATATCGGCTGGCGCACCCTGCTCAATCTGTTGTTGTAATGCTCCAGAAGCCCCAAAGTTATATTTGATATTGACGTTTGGTTTACTTTGTTGGTAGATGGGCTGAATTTCTTCTAGTGCATCTTTCATACTCGCAGCCGCAGACACCAGTAAATTTACGTTTGACTGTGCTGTTAAAGGAGTGGGTGTAATCAAAGGTAAGGCGATCGCCAGAAAAAAGCTAGTAACCCCTATACCAATCCAACCCAAAATCTGTTTCTTATTCATATTTTTATTTTTGCTGTGTAACTAAAGTATCAAGGCTGCTATAAAGCTACTTGTTTGTATTTACACATGAACTAAATTTTAATTCTGTAGCAAGGATAACTGACAGAATGCAAAAATAAATGCTTTTAGCCCTTAATTAAGAGATAAAACCCAATCTTTGTGCTTGTGGAAAGGCTGGGTGATGTACTCAAAGCTAGTGTTTTCAGTAAATTTGGTAATTATTACTTTCTTAGCCAGCTTATTTTACCGAAAGCCAAAATTCTTGCTTTTTAGGCTGTATGAGATTTGGCTTTGTGAAATACCCGAAATGCAGAGATATTTAAAATTACCCATACCCAGATCCCCGAAGAAGTCGGAGATATATATCGTCAAGGTTTTATGTTTAATTATGTTGACCTACTTACAATATCAAAATTCGAGAAAAAGAAGTAGAATTTTATTCCCGCTAAGACTAATATGTAATTGGCAAATCACATATATAAAACAAACTATTTATCAGACTTAAATTGCCATTCAGCTAAGACAATACGCACGATTATATGTCTTTTTAAAACTGCTTTTGTCCTTGACTTTACCGAATTAGCTGAATAAAAATAGCAGTAACAACTAAGCCAAGCAGTGCTTAATTGTTAACCACTTAAATCTATAAGCAATAAATGCTTGAGGAGCAAATAATATGGCAAACATCACTCTGTCTGAACTAAACAATGCTGGTGCTGAATTATTTCAAGATTCTGAAAGCTTTCTTAATGAACTCAAAGATGTAGATGCCATCTCCGGTGGTAGCACTGACACCTACAGCGGCTATGTCAGCGATATGTCTACATTGACTAAGTTGGCAGAAGCGTTTGTGACCACATATGCAATTGGTCATGTTACCTACTTAGCCAAGTCATTCAGCTATGGATACTAATGACTTTCATCACTTCATGTAACTAGTAATTCTGCACGGTATTCAAAAGTAAATAAGCTGTGATTATCGGCTTTTTCAAAGCTGAGAAATAATATCTTGATTGATGCCGTGCTTTACTAGATGGCTTTTTTGGGATGAATCTATTGACTAATCATCTCAGAGAGCCAGTCAAGTTGAAAATTATCGTCACAAATGCTTGAGGAGCAAATAAAATGGCAAACATTACTCTGTCTGAACTAAACAACGCTGGTGCTGAATTATTTCAAGATTCTGAAAGTTTTCTTAATGAACTCAAAGATGTAGATTCCATCTCCGGTGGTAGCACCGACACCTACAGCGGCTATGTCAGCGATATTTCTACACTGACTAAGTTGGCAGAAGCGTTTGTGACCACATATGCAATTGGTCATGTTACCTACTTAGCCAAGTCATTCAGCTATGGATACTAATGACTTTCACCGCTTCATTTAACTAGTAATTATGCACGGTATTCAACAGTAAATAAGCTATGATTATCGGCTTATTCAAAGCTGAGAAACAATATCTTGATTGATGCCGTGCTTTACTAGATGGCTTTTCAGAGATTAATCTATTGACTAATCATCTCAGAGAGCCAGTCAAGTTGAAAATTATCGTCATAAATGCTTGAGGAGCAAATAAAATGGCAAACATTACTCTGTCTGAACTAAACAATGCTGGTGCTGAATTATTTCAAGATTCTGAAAGTTTCCTCAATGAACTCAAAGATGTAGATTCCATCTCCGGTGGTAGCACCGACACCTACAGCGGCTATGTCAGCGATATTTCTACACTGACTAAGTTGGCAGAAGCGTTTGTGACCACATATGCAATTGGTCATGTTACCTACTTAGCCAAGTCAATCAGTTCTGGATACTAATGACTTTCATCGCTTCATTTAACTAGTAATTCTGCACGGTATTCAACAGTAAATAAGCTATGATTATCGGCTTTTTCAAAGCTGATAAATAATATCTTGATTGATGCCGTGCTTTACTAGATGGCTTTTCTGAGATGAATTTATTGACTAATCATCTCAGAGAGCCAGTCAAGTTGAAAATTATCGTCATAAATGCTTGAGGAGCAAATAAAATGGCAAACATTACTCTGTCTGAACTAAACAATGCTGGTGTAGAATTATTTCAAGATTCTGAAAGTTTTTTCAATGAACTCAAAGATGTAGATTCCATCTCCGGTGGTAGCACCAGCGGCTATGTCAGCGATATTTCCACACTGACTAAGTTAGCAGAAGTGTTTGTGACCACATATGCAATTGGTCATGTTACCTACTTAGCCAAGTCAATCAGTTCTGGATACTAATGACTTTCATCGCTTCATGTAACTAGTAATTCTGCACGGTATTGAAAAATCAGGTGATCTCTATTGATACCGTGCTTTACTAGATGGCTTTTCAGGGATTAATCTTTCCAACCTCCTCTAAGATTTAAAAATAAAATTAAGCTAGCATATTAATTTATTGGTGGGAAAGTTTCAAATTTTTCCGCAGGTGGTTCTGTGTAGTCACAAAATATATTTAATCCGATTTTGAGTATATACAAAACAATTACAGTGGCGATCGCCCGATCAATTGGTAATCCATTTGTGGTTGCAAGACCGACTAGAGAGACAATTAAACCTGATAGCAAGCAATATTCTGGCATAGTTTGGGTAAAAGCGCTGTTTTTTGTGGTTATCCGAAAATCACGAAAAATATTATGTAGTATGTAGGTGTGTAATCATACCTGCGGACAAGCTTAACCCATGACAGTCATCACAATTCGGGAAGAAGGGCGAATAGATACCGGATTTGCAGTAATTCTCAAATTTGATGGCGGAGAATACCCAGTGACGATTACTGACCCCTTTACCCCCAAGGAAGAAAAACTACTAGAGTGGTATTTTGAAGAATGGGTAACGTTTCCTTTTAGTGATACTGTCATTGCAGAGAGGGCAGCAGCCAGCGTTAAAATATACGGTGAAAGCCT from Nodularia sp. LEGE 06071 encodes the following:
- the modA gene encoding molybdate ABC transporter substrate-binding protein — protein: MNKKQILGWIGIGVTSFFLAIALPLITPTPLTAQSNVNLLVSAAASMKDALEEIQPIYQQSKPNVNIKYNFGASGALQQQIEQGAPADIFISAARRQVDALEQKGLLVPGTRTNLANNRLVLIVPNNSTGINSFFNLADARIRKIAVGEPRSVPAGQYADQVFKKLGIFEQIKSKLVLANNVRQVLAAVESGNADAGLVYATDAKISNKVKVVVAADEKYHSAIVYPMAVIKSSKNIPAAKEFVKFLSNNQAKAVLKKYGFIVS
- the glgX gene encoding glycogen debranching protein GlgX; this encodes MYLSLWPGKPYPLGATWDGKGTNFALFSENATGVELCLFDQQERETRLTLTEISNFTWHCYVPSIVPGQRYGFRVHGPFNPQEGHRFNPNKLLIDPYAKALDGEIGFGEEMFGYRWDDPQEDLGFSEQDDAHLVPKAVVVDESFDWEGDELLQIPWHETVIYETHVKGFTKLHTEIPAKLRGTYAGLAHPASISHLQSLGVTAVELMPVHHYLAYPRHLVNTGLRNYWGYDSICYLAPYHGYSANSGHGEQVKEFKQMVKALHKAGMEVILDVVYNHTGEGNNLGPTLSLRGIDNKSYYRLVDGKARYYMDFTGCGNSLNVRHPQVLKLIMDSLRYWVLEMHVDGFRFDLASALARELFAVDRLAAFFDIIHQDPVLAEVKLIAEPWDVGEGGYQVGEFPLLWSEWNGRYRDTVRDFWRGEDSSLAEFAYRFTGSSDLYQLNGRNPSASINFITAHDGFTLNDLVSYNYKHNEANEEDSRDGENHNRSWNCGVEGETNDPVIRKLRKQQRRNFLATLMLSQGVPMLVMGDEMGRSQGGNNNAYCQDNEVAWLDWDLQEENQALLDFTRQLIDFRRKHPVFRRRKWFQGRAIHGSGVHDIGWFNPDGTQMTEEQWNKGFTKAIGIFMNGEEIATPGPRGERIMDDSFLWFFNAHHEMLEFVIPKGLQNWEWLTMIDTTKPRFVQRGKRYIDDKPILVEARSLVVLQRLGQALFEAEE
- a CDS encoding substrate-binding domain-containing protein produces the protein MVKQDELRNKLKQTRNRLGMSQQDLANLANVTRQTISGVESGQYAPSTTIALRLAKALGCQVEDLFWLEQDLPEIEAVPAYNVPLGQRLRLILAQVGNQWIAHPLIGQDAFRTEMIPADGEGDRLPGTNTMVVKLLDDPGHLHQTVILAGCAPALSLWARAAERWHPNLRVHWTLDNSMTALHRLRRGEVHFAGMHLYDPQTGEYNTPFVRSVLQDAAVVLINLGVWEEGMLTQPNNPLGLKTIADLAQPGVTIANREPGSGSRQVLERSLLDANIPFTAVNGFEQIVHGHLEVAQAVATGKVSSGISTASVAAAFGLGFIPLQQSRYDLAVLKPYLDEAPVQKLLGTLGHRRVLSQLEAIGGYNTSQTGEVVATIEPSTVIRNS
- a CDS encoding HAD family hydrolase, whose protein sequence is MLTSIKALNVLSSYRAVIFDMDGLLFDTECIARWAWKQALKDHGYIMSDDLYMEFVGRDLTWREKLLKKIYGDELPFESVTVQRIEIGDERELREGLPMKPGVLDLLHRLSDLGVMIGLATGTARTRAIRRLTNAGINQYFTTIVTSEDVAEGKPAPDIFLEVSRRMNIDPVQCVVFEDSFVGVEAAFQAGMCPIMVPDIEQPSLEIRGLAYRVLDSLEQVGELFAELFGESIKN
- a CDS encoding TOBE domain-containing protein, translated to MKVSARNSLKGKVKEVTPGTVNAEIVIEIAPGIEVTSIITKSSYESMGIEVGKEVYAIVKSTDVLIGVD
- the modB gene encoding molybdate ABC transporter permease subunit gives rise to the protein MDLSPLWISLKTSLLATFITFFLGIWSAYWMLGYRGKAKSLIEGIFIAPLILPPTVVGFLLLLFFGRNGPVGKLMQTWDLSIVFTWYGAAIAATVVAFPIMYKTALGAFEQIDGNLLRVARTLGASESTIFWRISLPLAFPGIVAATSLAFARALGEFGATLMLAGNIPGETQTIPMAIYFAVEAGAMNEAWFWAIAIMSISLSGIIGVNFWQENRGKRKQQNSPFPTGIRNPEYSISQTSHKTDFSGLFVDIDKKLPGFRLQVCFSGDSCARRRHRNTLGFLGGSGAGKSMILRCIAGIETPTKGRIVLNGRVLFDSEKGINLPSRDRRIGFLMQNYALFPHMTVMQNIAFGLPQGLSTLAIKQQVQAQLLAVQLEGLENRYPHQLSGGQQQRVALARALTIQPEALLLDEPFSALDTYLRHQLQEQLIETLSTYQGVTLFVTHNLEEAYEVCEQLLVMSEGQIIANDDKQNIFDHPNTYTVAQLTGCKNFSPVKVLSANQVQALDWDCTLKVTEPLPQSPAYIGIRAHHLSFTSDPNAENTFPCWLVRKRETPHRMTLYLRLHNSLNNSHDYHLQAEVFKEKWLNIKDKPFPWYVRLDMNKLFLMSD